The following DNA comes from Rhodohalobacter mucosus.
TACAACGGCTGTTTTGGGTTGCCGGTGTTCCCATAGAGCAACGGAAACGCAGTAAATGGGAAAATCGTGGGCGAAGTTGGTTGTACCGTCAATCGGATCTACAATCCAGGTACGGTTATCCGTTAATGAATGAGTAGCCAGAGTCTCCTCAGCAAGTATGCTATCGTCAGGACAGTGTTCCCTGATTACTGACAGTATCTCTTTTTCAGTGGCAATATCTGCGTCGGTTACCAGATCATGAAACCCCTTTTCGCGGGTGTTCAGTTTTTTGTTCCTGTAGCTTTTTATAGTCTCCACTCCTTTACGGGCAGCTTTCAGGGCAACATTGAGATCGCTGTTCATCTTTTTGGTTAATGAAACGTCTTGTTAAGATAATTTAAATCAGGAATTGTTAATTGAAATCAACAGGCCCTTATGCCTATGGTATCTCTTTGGGCCTGAGTAATGAATTGACTACCCTTCCCCTTCCCCTTTCATTTTATACTCAAAGCCGTTTTTATCTGAAATAGGATCCGATTTAATGAAATCGGGATCTTCAAACAGCTCATCTGACGGAGTTTTTTGTATACGGCTTATCTCCTTCTGAACTTTGGTCAGTAGTTTCATGAGCCTGGCTTTTTCTTCACCATCTGCGTTTTTCAGGTCGATAGCGATGCTTTTACGTTTTCTCTCAAAAAAATAGAGGTGCAGAGGTTTCAGTGTTGATTTAGCGGTCTTAAACGGATTTTTATCCCTTTTAAATATACTTCCCGTTTTTTCCGCATGCTTCTCACTCAGGGTATACCGTTCCAGCAATATGTCACCAAGTAATGTGGGATAAGGAGCTTCACGTTCTGTGTAATGTTCTATCGTAACCTTTTCACCTTTTACATGCCGATTTATAATGTCAGCATAGAACGCTTTCAGCTCCTCATCTTCAAAATGATCTTCTGCAACGTTGTGCCCGATGAACCGTATCATGTTCTCCCCGTATCGCAGCATCAGCCGGATAAGCTCCATCTCGTAATGGGGTTTTTTCCTTAGAGCCTGTTCACGGTTACGAAATCTATCTTTACCATCAATTTGTTCAGGCAGTGACTGAGCACTTTGTGGGTTACCATAATCATCACCGTCCCGGATGTCAGGAATATCACCCATGTATGCGGGTGGCGCTGAGAGATTAGAGCCTGCTTTATACTGTTTTTTCTGTTTTTTTTCCGATAGAATTTTTTCCATCTGCTGAAAAAGTTCTCGGTCGCTTCCTTTTCGGTACTTCTGGGTTTTCTGATGCAGGTGCTGTATAAATACCTGCCGTTCCAGCTCTTCCGGAATCAATGCAATGCTTTCCAAAATTTTTCTGATGGTGGAAGACCTCCCGCCTGGCCTCTCCATGTCACCCTCTTTTTCCGCTTTCAGTATTGTGAAGGTGACAAAATCTTCTGCTCTCTTTCTTTTATAGTCCAGAAATGAGTCCCGCCCAAACTGCTTTACGAACGAGTCGGGGTCCTCCTTCTCCGGCAGTTCCAGCAGAAAGACCTCCATTCCCTGTTCCAAAGCAATATTCATTCCGCGCTGCATAGCCGCCTGCCCCGCTGAATCTGCATCGTAAATCATGACGATACGGTTACCGTAGCGCTGTAAAATTTTTATCTGTCCCGGCGTGAGGGATGTGCCGCTTGATGCCACCACATTCTTAATACCATGCCTGTTCATGGTGATTACATCGGTGTACCCTTCCACAAGAATTACTTCACCTTCTTTGCGGATCTCATTCTTGGCAAAATTGATTCCATATACTACCTCACTTTTGTTGTATACAGGCGTTTGGGCAGAATTGATGTATTTGGCCGTCTTTTTTGATTCATCCAGTATCCTCCCTGCAAACGCAATTACTTTACCCGATGGATTGAAAATGGGAAACATGAGACGGTCGCGGAAAGTATCGTAGTATCCGTCTCCCCGTGAATCCGGCTTTATGAGATCGGCCCGTAACAGGTATTCATCAGGAATGCCTTCGGTTTGAGCCGCTTTTAACAGTTCCGAACCGGGTGGTGCATACCCCAATCCGAAAGATCGGATGGTTTCTTTTTCATACCCCCTTTTGTGCAGGTATGATCGTGCAGTTGCTGCTTTTTCAGACTCCAGAAGCTGACGGTAAAAGAACAAGCCGGCAAATTTCAATGCATGATAAATCCCCTCGCGAAGCCTGGTCTGCTCATCATCACCATCGGTATGCTCATCGGGAATATCAATTCCGTAGCGATCAGCCAATGACCTGAGAGATTCGGGAAAACTGACACCCTCCATAGCCATTACAAAACTAAACACATCACCGCTCTCTCCGCAGCCGAAACATTTGTAAATTCCAAGCTGGGGAGTTACGTGAAATGAGGGTGTTTTTTCACTGTGAAACGGACATAAACCCACAAACCCACTTCCTGACTTTTTCAGCTTCACATAGTCGCCAACCACTTCAACGATATCGGCTGTTTGACGAATTTCCTCTTTTTTGTCATCAGTAATCATACGCTCAAAAAATACCGAAATGAACAGCAGGCTACAAGGAAGATGAGCAGACAGTTGTTTGAAATTATAGAATGGCCGGGAAATAGAATAGGTCATTTACTGCTGCATGGTTCAAGACGTTCCTTGTAGCTTGAAAACAATAAGGGTATATTCACAGCCGACGATTTTTTAACAGAAAAACAAAATTAACTGACCTGATTCATGAGTGTATTAGTTGGCAAGGACAGCCGTCTGGTTGTTCAGGGTTTTACCGGTAGTGAAGGCACGTTTCATGCCGGACAAATGATCGAATACGGTACAAATGTTATTGGTGGAGTAACGCCCGGTAAAGGAGGGCAAAGCCATCTTGACCTGCCCGTTTTCAATACCGTAGCAGATTCCATTGAGAAAGAAGGCGCAAATACCTCTGTAATTTTTGTTCCTCCCGCTTTTGCTGCGGATGCTATTATGGAAGCCGCCATTGCAGGCATAAAGGTAATTATCTGTATCACGGAAGGCATACCCGTGCAGGATATGGTGAAAGCCAAGCAGGTGGTAAAAAACCATGGTGCCACGCTTGTGGGACCCAATTGTCCTGGCGTCATTACTCCCGGAGAAGCCAAAGTTGGTATTATGCCGGCGATGATTTTTTCACCCGGAAATATCGGACTTATATCACGGTCGGGCACCCTTACCTACGAAGCGGTTGACCAGCTCACCAAAGCCGGACTCGGTCAGAGCACCGCAATTGGAATTGGAGGTGATCCGGTAATCGGAACGAACCATACTGATGCAGTTAAACTGTTTGAGAATGATCCGGGAACAGATGCCATTGTTTTGATTGGTGAGATTGGCGGTTCTGCCGAGGAAGACGCTGCTGCGTATATCAAAGATCATGTATCAAAACCAGTTGTTGCCTTTATTGCGGGCAGCACGGCTCCTCCCGGACGACGAATGGGTCACGCAGGGGCAATTATCTCAGGCGGTAAAGGTACCGCAGAAGATAAGAAGAAGGCATTGCGCGATGCAGGTGTCACCGTTGCCGAAAGTCCCGCTGAGATTGGAGAAACGCTTAAAGGCATTCTCTGATTTCCCGTAACTGAATTGTTACTGTTTTAGAATGGCCGCATGAAAATTCATGCGGCCATTTTTATATCCGGAAACAGGCCAATAAAGGATTACGCCCCTTCGGGGCTTTGTCATTCTGATGCTTATTGTACATAGCGCGCTGCGCTATGCTTTTGATGGCGCTCCTTTGGAGCTTGATTCAACCGTAATGCCAGGTTGGTCAAATGAAGGATCACCTTTTGGGATTGGTTTATATTATGGATGGAGCGATTTAGAAGAGAACGATAAACCCCAACGAGGTGCTATCATAAGCACAGTGCGAAGCGCTGTGTTTAGAGAGGCCCACAATCTAAAGCTCTGAAAGAGCTTAATCCTGTATTATTCTTGAATAACCTATGATTATTAATTTCTTGAAAGATCGGTCTACGATTAAAGAGCTGTTCTTTTATGTTTTCCCTCACTCCCATAAGTATTTTTCATCATGAACTATGTTGAATTTGTTTAAAAATGCAACAAGTTCATCCTTGTATTGCCTTTTATCGTGATGATCTCTCTGATTTTTTATATATCTGATTAATTTCTCTACTTCATCAGGTCGGACTGAAATTGCACAATATCCATCCTGCCAATAGAAATCTGAGTATTGTTGACCTTTTGTTTTTATCCATTTCGAAGATCTTTTTTTTAACTCCTCAATAAATTTCGGCAGGGTTACATTTTTGGACAACCTGCAAAGAATGTGGACATGATCTATGTATCCACCAATTTGAATCGGATTGGCACCGGTTACCTTACATATACCGCCTAAATAGTTGAATAACTCAGATGAAATCCGGTTATCAATTAAAGGTTTTCGGTTTTTTGTACTGAATACTACGTGTATATATATGCTATTCAATGATTGTGGCATAAGGCTGTCTCTCTTTTTGTTCTGTATTAAAGCTCACTTAATTGTATGAACCAGAAAATCTCGATTCCTTACAGATAATTTTTTTTGGATTACGCCCTTCAGGGCTTTCGCGTTTTGACGCTTATTGTACATAGCGCGCTGCGCTATGCTTTTGATGGCGCTCCTTTGGAGCTTATTATAGGAAGTGCATCCAGCACACAACCTTTGGTCATGTGATCAAATTTTACTTTAAAATCTTTGAAATCGATAAACCCCGACGGGGTGTCATCATAAGCACAGTGCGAAGCACTGTGTTTAGAGAGGCCCACAATCTAAAGTTCTGAAAGAGCGTCATCCCGACTGAACCTTTAAGTCGATTTGATGTTTCAAGGGATTCTTCCGGATTACACCCCTTCGGGGCTTTGTCATTCTGATGCTTATTGTACATAGAGTGTTGCGCTATGCTGTTGATGACGCTCCTTTGGAGCTTAATTCAACCGTAATGCCAGGTTGGTCAAATGAAGGATCACCTTTTGGGATTGGTTTATATTATGGACAGAGCGATTTAGAAGAGAACGATAAACCCCAACGGGGTGTCATCATAAGCACAGTGCGAAGCGCTGTGTTTGGATAGGCCCACAATCTAAGCTCTGAAAGAGCGTCATCCCAACTGAACCCTGATCCGGTCAGATGCTATACCCATCAGGTATCACTGTTCCCTTCTGAATAATGACAATACCGTCAACAACATGGTGTTTGTCATATTTCCCATCATCCAGATGGGTTCCGCCCACAATTCTTACGTCATTGCCAATCCGTGCATTTTTGTCAATGATGGCGCGGCTGATAAAACAGCGCTGTCCGATACCCATCAGAGGTTTTTCATTAGACTGACTGGTAAGTTCTGCTTCCGTGGCGAAATAGTCGTTACCCATAACGATGGAGTGTTCGATCGTCGTACCTCTTCCGATACGGGAACGGATTCCCACAATGGACCTTTCAATTCTGCTGGCTTCGATAATACACCCCTCCGCAATCAATACATGATCGGTAGATGTGCCTGTCAATTTTGAGGCCGGAAGAAGCCGCGCTCTTGTGTAGATTTGACGTTCATTATCATAAAGATTGAAATCCGGCACAGTATCGGTGAGTGCCAGGTTTGCATCAAAAAAGGAACCTATCGTACCGATATCCGTCCAATATCCGCTGTATGGATAACTAATCACCTTTGCACCACCATCTATAGCTTTTGGAATAATCTCCTTTCCAAAATCCGTTGCATCGGGATTATCCTCGAAAAGCCTTATCAGATCCTCCTTGTTGAAAACGTATATACCCATTGAGGCCAGGTATACCCTGCCCTTCTCTTTCATTTCGTCTGTTGTTTCGGACGTCCATTTTGAAAGCTCCTCTGTGGCAGGTTTTTCTACGAATGAGTTAATCTCTCCATTTCCTCCGGTTTTCATAATTCCAAAACCCGGAGCATCCGCAGCATTTACAGGGATCGTGGCTACTGTCAGATTCGCTTTTGCCTTCTTATGATTTTCGATCAGTTTATTATAATCCATCTGGTAGAGCTGATCACCTGAAAGAACCAAAACATGTTCATATTCATGGTTTGCCATATGGTGGATGGACTGACGGACTGCATCAGCAGTGCCCTGAAACCAATTTGAGCTCTTCGGGGTCTGCTCTGCAGCAAGGATGTCTACAAAACCGTGCGAAAACAGATCAAAATTGTATGTGTTTTTGATGTGACGATTCAGGGATGCTGAATTGAACTGGGTGAGTACGAATATTTTGCGTATACCGGAGTTAAGACAGTTTGAAATCGGAATATCTACAAGCCGGTATTTACCTGCTATAGGTACTGCCGGTTTACTGCGGTGCCTTGTAAGCGGGTGAAGCCTTGTCCCCCTTCCGCCTCCCAAAATGATTGCAATGGTCTTGTTGCTCATTATTCCCCTTTCATTTTTTTAAGTTCTTCGTAGAGATCCGTGTAATTTTCAGCAGCTTTTTCCCATGAAAAATCCAGTCCCATGATGTATCTGCGTATACTATTAAAAAACTGTTTTTCCTGAAAGAATTCCACTCCCCTTTTTACTGTATTAAAAGCCTGTTCCACATCAAAATCATCGAATACAAGTCCATAACCGTTTTCCTCATTCAGGTCTGTCACCGTATCCGCAAGTCCCCCGGTTTTTCTGACAACCGGGACCGTGCCATATCGCATCGAATAGAGCTGGTTTAATCCACAAGGCTCTACCCTGGAGGGCATCAGAATAAAATCACTTCCTGCATAGATTCTGTGGGCCAGCTTTTCATTATACTCCAGCCGGGCATCAAAATACCCCATATATTCACCCTGAAGCTGTTTTAATACATCATGAAGTGCCGGGTCTCCGGTGCCAAGAACAACAAATATAGCTTCCAGATTCTCCTCTCTGCATCGTTTTATAAGATCAGGCAGCAGATCGGCCCCTTTCTCTCTTACCAGGCGACCTATAAAAGAAAACAGTGGTTTGTCAGGCTTAAGACTGAATTCATCACACAAATATGCCTTGTTCGCAGCTTTACCCGATTTATAATTTCTCAGACTGTAGGTTTTATCCAGATATTCATCTGTTTTTGGATCCCAGACGTCAGTATCTATTCCATTCAGTATACCGGCTGTTTTGTCCTTTTCATGGCGCAGCAGTGTTTCCAGACCATGACAGTCCTCCAAAAGCTCATTCATATACCCTTCCGATACCGTTGTAACTTTCCATGCTGACTTAATTCCGGCTGCAAGCGAGTTTAACTTTCCGTTCCAGTCAAGCAGTCCGATTTTCCCAAGATTGAACGCGGGAAGCATGGTATAGCTACCGATATCGTGCATGCCCTGGTATTCACCATTGTGAATGGTAATGACGGACGGGGTATCTGAGTAATTATCATACCTGAAACAGTGATTCATCATAAAGGGCACAAGACCTGTGTGATGGTCATGGCAGTGTATCACATCAGGATTTCGATCCGTTTGGCTTAACCATTCCAGAGCGGCAATCTGAAAACTGAAAAAACGTTCTTTTTCATCCCAATAAGGATGACCCGACCATGGATCTATATAAATTCCGGGACGGTCGAAGCGCCCAGGTATCTCTACAAGATTGAGTTCAAATCCAAGGTCAGGATCATCCAGGCGATGCACCCTGAAGAAAAAGGTGTCTGTTCCAAAAGGCGCCGATCCTTCAAAGATGGGTGAAGTTGAAGCCTTCTGAAGCCAATTTGTTTGGTAATATGGCAAAATCACTGATGATGTTTGCCCAAGTTTGTTGAGGTATTTTGGAAGTGCACCTGCAACATCCCCCAAACCACCTGCCTTAGCAGCCGGATAACATTCTGCCGTAATGTGGATGATTTCCATAAACTATTTGAACCAGATTATATTCTATCTTACCGCCTGTATGCGGCAGTCAAATAAGAAAAAGATTTGTACATCTGCAACGCCGTACAGTGATTAATTGGAATCATCACTCTCAAGCAAAAAAGACAATGCTGTTAAAACTGAGATATTTTTTTTAGCAGCTTT
Coding sequences within:
- a CDS encoding glycogen synthase; this translates as MEIIHITAECYPAAKAGGLGDVAGALPKYLNKLGQTSSVILPYYQTNWLQKASTSPIFEGSAPFGTDTFFFRVHRLDDPDLGFELNLVEIPGRFDRPGIYIDPWSGHPYWDEKERFFSFQIAALEWLSQTDRNPDVIHCHDHHTGLVPFMMNHCFRYDNYSDTPSVITIHNGEYQGMHDIGSYTMLPAFNLGKIGLLDWNGKLNSLAAGIKSAWKVTTVSEGYMNELLEDCHGLETLLRHEKDKTAGILNGIDTDVWDPKTDEYLDKTYSLRNYKSGKAANKAYLCDEFSLKPDKPLFSFIGRLVREKGADLLPDLIKRCREENLEAIFVVLGTGDPALHDVLKQLQGEYMGYFDARLEYNEKLAHRIYAGSDFILMPSRVEPCGLNQLYSMRYGTVPVVRKTGGLADTVTDLNEENGYGLVFDDFDVEQAFNTVKRGVEFFQEKQFFNSIRRYIMGLDFSWEKAAENYTDLYEELKKMKGE
- the dnaG gene encoding DNA primase; the encoded protein is MITDDKKEEIRQTADIVEVVGDYVKLKKSGSGFVGLCPFHSEKTPSFHVTPQLGIYKCFGCGESGDVFSFVMAMEGVSFPESLRSLADRYGIDIPDEHTDGDDEQTRLREGIYHALKFAGLFFYRQLLESEKAATARSYLHKRGYEKETIRSFGLGYAPPGSELLKAAQTEGIPDEYLLRADLIKPDSRGDGYYDTFRDRLMFPIFNPSGKVIAFAGRILDESKKTAKYINSAQTPVYNKSEVVYGINFAKNEIRKEGEVILVEGYTDVITMNRHGIKNVVASSGTSLTPGQIKILQRYGNRIVMIYDADSAGQAAMQRGMNIALEQGMEVFLLELPEKEDPDSFVKQFGRDSFLDYKRKRAEDFVTFTILKAEKEGDMERPGGRSSTIRKILESIALIPEELERQVFIQHLHQKTQKYRKGSDRELFQQMEKILSEKKQKKQYKAGSNLSAPPAYMGDIPDIRDGDDYGNPQSAQSLPEQIDGKDRFRNREQALRKKPHYEMELIRLMLRYGENMIRFIGHNVAEDHFEDEELKAFYADIINRHVKGEKVTIEHYTEREAPYPTLLGDILLERYTLSEKHAEKTGSIFKRDKNPFKTAKSTLKPLHLYFFERKRKSIAIDLKNADGEEKARLMKLLTKVQKEISRIQKTPSDELFEDPDFIKSDPISDKNGFEYKMKGEGEG
- a CDS encoding glucose-1-phosphate adenylyltransferase, whose amino-acid sequence is MSNKTIAIILGGGRGTRLHPLTRHRSKPAVPIAGKYRLVDIPISNCLNSGIRKIFVLTQFNSASLNRHIKNTYNFDLFSHGFVDILAAEQTPKSSNWFQGTADAVRQSIHHMANHEYEHVLVLSGDQLYQMDYNKLIENHKKAKANLTVATIPVNAADAPGFGIMKTGGNGEINSFVEKPATEELSKWTSETTDEMKEKGRVYLASMGIYVFNKEDLIRLFEDNPDATDFGKEIIPKAIDGGAKVISYPYSGYWTDIGTIGSFFDANLALTDTVPDFNLYDNERQIYTRARLLPASKLTGTSTDHVLIAEGCIIEASRIERSIVGIRSRIGRGTTIEHSIVMGNDYFATEAELTSQSNEKPLMGIGQRCFISRAIIDKNARIGNDVRIVGGTHLDDGKYDKHHVVDGIVIIQKGTVIPDGYSI
- the tnpA gene encoding IS200/IS605 family transposase: MPQSLNSIYIHVVFSTKNRKPLIDNRISSELFNYLGGICKVTGANPIQIGGYIDHVHILCRLSKNVTLPKFIEELKKRSSKWIKTKGQQYSDFYWQDGYCAISVRPDEVEKLIRYIKNQRDHHDKRQYKDELVAFLNKFNIVHDEKYLWE
- the sucD gene encoding succinate--CoA ligase subunit alpha, which produces MSVLVGKDSRLVVQGFTGSEGTFHAGQMIEYGTNVIGGVTPGKGGQSHLDLPVFNTVADSIEKEGANTSVIFVPPAFAADAIMEAAIAGIKVIICITEGIPVQDMVKAKQVVKNHGATLVGPNCPGVITPGEAKVGIMPAMIFSPGNIGLISRSGTLTYEAVDQLTKAGLGQSTAIGIGGDPVIGTNHTDAVKLFENDPGTDAIVLIGEIGGSAEEDAAAYIKDHVSKPVVAFIAGSTAPPGRRMGHAGAIISGGKGTAEDKKKALRDAGVTVAESPAEIGETLKGIL